A genome region from Dehalogenimonas sp. THU2 includes the following:
- the hisB gene encoding imidazoleglycerol-phosphate dehydratase HisB, whose amino-acid sequence MVVRQSSPQAERKATVKRETKETTISVAVNLDGTGKDEMCTGIRLFDHMLSQIARHGVIDIKVSATGDDVHHLVEDVGICLGKAFNEALGDKKGLVRAADSTVPMDEALATVAIDISGRGYAVLNMEFENNDMSGFPADLIRHFLESFAAEGRLCLHAGVAYGTNDHHKAEAVFKALGRALDKATRIDSRISDRLPSTKEFIEG is encoded by the coding sequence ATGGTAGTTCGACAAAGCTCACCACAAGCTGAACGCAAAGCTACGGTCAAACGGGAAACCAAAGAAACCACCATCAGTGTGGCGGTGAATTTAGACGGCACCGGCAAAGACGAGATGTGCACCGGAATACGTCTTTTTGACCATATGTTGTCGCAGATCGCCCGCCACGGTGTAATTGACATAAAGGTGTCAGCCACAGGCGACGACGTGCATCACCTGGTTGAAGATGTCGGTATCTGCCTGGGCAAGGCCTTCAATGAGGCGCTGGGAGATAAAAAGGGTCTGGTGCGAGCGGCGGATTCCACTGTCCCCATGGATGAGGCGCTGGCGACCGTAGCCATCGATATTTCCGGCCGCGGCTACGCCGTACTGAATATGGAATTCGAGAACAACGACATGTCCGGCTTCCCCGCCGACCTCATCCGCCACTTCCTGGAGAGCTTCGCCGCGGAAGGAAGGCTTTGCCTTCATGCCGGTGTAGCCTATGGTACCAACGACCACCACAAGGCTGAAGCGGTGTTTAAAGCCCTGGGCAGGGCGCTGGATAAGGCGACGCGGATTGATTCGCGTATCAGCGACAGGTTGCCTTCTACGAAAGAGTTTATTGAGGGGTAA
- the hisC gene encoding histidinol-phosphate transaminase, which yields MMSDIKRFMRPELNKFAGYAACKSPEALDEETRRMGILKLDANENVYGPSPRVKAAFASFEDYHIYPDSCQTELRKALAGYTGVAAEHIVAGSGSDQLIDLLVRLFVNPGDEVLSFTPTFAMYKFFTELAGGKFVAVPRDENYNVVLDGLPRALTPKTKLIFIAMPNNPTGTQVPVEVVMKLIETGLPVVVDEAYYEFTGQTLADALDLFPNLMILRTFSKWAGLAGLRVGYGLFPHAVAERLDALKDPYCVNSAAVVAARESLKDVDYLMHKVNLIVGERDRLFDALTQIDYLKPYPSSANFILCKVTGKIALDIQLKLERRGILVRYFNSPQMENSLRFSIGRPQDTDRLITELQRIGEI from the coding sequence TTGATGAGCGATATTAAGAGATTCATGCGCCCAGAATTAAACAAGTTTGCCGGTTATGCCGCCTGCAAATCGCCGGAAGCCCTGGACGAAGAAACCCGGCGCATGGGCATCCTGAAGCTGGACGCTAATGAGAATGTTTATGGTCCGTCGCCTCGGGTGAAGGCCGCTTTTGCTTCCTTCGAGGATTATCACATTTATCCTGATAGTTGTCAGACTGAACTCAGGAAAGCGCTAGCAGGTTATACTGGCGTCGCCGCGGAACACATCGTGGCCGGTTCCGGCTCTGATCAACTCATCGACCTGCTGGTCAGGTTGTTCGTCAACCCCGGCGATGAAGTGCTCAGCTTTACCCCGACCTTTGCTATGTACAAGTTCTTTACCGAACTGGCTGGCGGGAAATTCGTGGCGGTGCCGCGCGATGAGAACTACAATGTTGTTCTCGACGGGCTGCCGCGGGCGCTGACGCCTAAGACCAAACTCATCTTCATCGCTATGCCCAACAACCCCACCGGCACACAGGTCCCTGTCGAAGTGGTGATGAAGCTCATCGAAACGGGGCTGCCGGTGGTAGTCGATGAGGCGTATTATGAATTCACCGGCCAGACTTTGGCTGATGCGCTTGATTTATTTCCCAATCTGATGATTCTAAGGACCTTCAGCAAGTGGGCCGGTCTGGCTGGTCTGCGCGTCGGCTACGGTCTCTTCCCCCACGCCGTGGCTGAACGGTTGGACGCCCTTAAGGACCCGTATTGCGTCAATTCTGCGGCGGTGGTAGCGGCACGGGAATCGCTTAAGGATGTCGATTACCTCATGCATAAGGTGAATTTGATTGTCGGGGAGCGTGATCGACTTTTCGATGCCTTGACGCAGATTGACTACCTGAAACCATACCCGTCGAGCGCTAATTTCATACTGTGCAAAGTTACCGGGAAAATCGCCCTGGACATCCAGTTAAAACTGGAACGCCGCGGCATCCTGGTCAGGTATTTCAATTCACCGCAAATGGAAAACAGCCTGCGTTTCAGCATCGGCCGGCCGCAGGACACCGATAGGCTAATAACGGAGCTCCAGAGAATAGGAGAGATCTAA
- the hisD gene encoding histidinol dehydrogenase codes for MRLVSGFAAAKKLLERRVNPAAGSAGVEAAVKAVIDEVVRGGDAALKRLTAKYDNADLKAIEVLAAEIAEARNTIASDLLSALEAAAGRIRAYHEEQRDAVAAAIIAMRGKQLLRPLERVGVYAPGGKAWYPSTVLMTAIPARVAGVDEVILATPPGPDGKIPAPTLAAASIAGVDRVFSIGGAQAIAAMAYGTESVPRVDKICGPGNVYVMTAKRLVYGAAAIDGLQGPSEVLIIADATANPEYCAADMLAQAEHDAMAQSVLVTTSQALARQVLGLIKDKLAGLERREIIEKSLEERGVIAIVDTLDEAVELANLYAPEHLCFLSSDAREYLPKIRHAGCVFIGERATVAVGDYVAGPSHALPTGGTARFSSPLNILDFVKIIDVVDVDDDMLKNFGPVAVSIARAEGLESHAQAVEVRMKADA; via the coding sequence ATGCGCCTCGTCTCCGGCTTCGCCGCGGCAAAAAAACTCCTTGAGCGGCGGGTCAATCCCGCGGCGGGTAGCGCCGGAGTGGAAGCGGCCGTTAAAGCTGTCATCGATGAGGTCGTACGCGGTGGCGATGCTGCCTTAAAACGCCTTACGGCAAAGTACGACAACGCGGATCTGAAAGCGATTGAGGTACTGGCTGCGGAGATCGCTGAGGCTCGTAACACTATCGCCTCGGACCTTCTGAGCGCGTTGGAAGCGGCGGCCGGACGCATCCGGGCTTACCACGAGGAGCAACGCGACGCCGTGGCTGCCGCCATCATTGCCATGCGTGGCAAACAGTTGCTGAGACCGCTTGAACGGGTCGGGGTATATGCCCCTGGCGGTAAAGCCTGGTATCCTTCCACTGTGTTGATGACTGCCATTCCGGCCAGGGTGGCCGGCGTGGATGAAGTCATCCTGGCTACGCCCCCCGGCCCGGACGGTAAAATCCCCGCGCCGACACTGGCTGCGGCCTCGATTGCCGGAGTTGACCGCGTTTTCAGTATCGGCGGCGCACAGGCAATCGCCGCCATGGCATACGGCACGGAATCTGTACCTCGGGTAGACAAGATCTGCGGGCCGGGCAATGTCTATGTCATGACCGCCAAGCGCCTGGTCTATGGAGCTGCGGCGATAGATGGACTGCAAGGGCCTAGCGAGGTGCTTATCATCGCCGACGCCACCGCCAATCCTGAATACTGCGCCGCTGATATGCTGGCCCAGGCAGAACACGACGCTATGGCGCAATCGGTGCTGGTGACCACTTCCCAGGCTCTGGCGCGGCAGGTGTTGGGTTTGATCAAGGACAAGTTGGCCGGTCTGGAACGGCGTGAAATTATCGAGAAGTCGTTGGAAGAACGCGGCGTTATCGCTATCGTCGATACCTTGGATGAGGCGGTGGAGTTGGCTAACCTTTACGCTCCGGAGCATCTATGCTTCCTGTCATCCGATGCCAGGGAATACTTGCCGAAGATCCGCCATGCCGGCTGCGTCTTCATCGGGGAACGGGCCACCGTCGCGGTTGGTGACTATGTGGCCGGGCCCTCTCACGCACTGCCCACCGGAGGCACAGCGCGTTTCAGCTCGCCGCTCAATATCCTGGATTTTGTGAAGATCATTGATGTCGTCGATGTCGATGATGATATGCTAAAGAACTTCGGTCCGGTGGCGGTGTCCATCGCGCGCGCCGAAGGGCTGGAAAGCCATGCTCAAGCTGTTGAAGTTAGAATGAAGGCTGATGCTTGA